Proteins co-encoded in one Periophthalmus magnuspinnatus isolate fPerMag1 chromosome 20, fPerMag1.2.pri, whole genome shotgun sequence genomic window:
- the bambia gene encoding BMP and activin membrane-bound inhibitor (Xenopus laevis) homolog a: MERQSSFISLWLQLELCAMAILLTKGEIRCYCDAPHCVATGYMCKSELNACFTKVLDPYTANSPLTHGCLDPVANAADVCSSTSSSSNSRSKDPLNGAVATSLECCHDDMCNYRGLHDLAHSRDSADHSRYPQDSSRSLVTRVQELASAKEVWFRAAVIAVPIAGGLILVLLIMLALRMLRSENKRLQDQRQQMLSRLHYSFHGHHTKKGHIAKLDLECMVPVTGHENCCLTCDKMRQADLGNDKILSLVHWGMYSGHGKLEFV, from the exons ATGGAGCGACAGTCCAGTTTCATTTCGCTGTGGCTTCAACTGGAACTTTGTGCCATGGCTATCCTCCTCACTAAAG GTGAAATCCGGTGTTACTGCGATGCACCTCACTGCGTAGCCACTGGATACATGTGCAAGTCCGAACTCAACGCCTGCTTCACTAAAGTCCTGGATCCATACACCGCCAACTCACCCCTCACACACGGCTGCCTCGACCCGGTGGCTAACGCTGCCGATGTGTgcagtagtactagcagcagtagtaatagcagaagtAAGGACCCTCTGAACGGAGCTGTGGCGACGTCACTGGAGTGTTGCCATGATGATATGTGCAACTACAGAGGCCTCCATGACCTGGCGCATTCGAGGGACTCAGCAG ACCACAGCCGCTACCCGCAGGACAGCAGCCGCAGCCTGGTCACACGAGTCCAGGAGCTCGCTTCTGCCAAGGAGGTGTGGTTCCGGGCAGCTGTCATCGCTGTGCCCATCGCTGGGGGTCTCATCCTCGTCCTCCTCATCATGCTAGCCCTGAGAATGCTTCGCAGTGAAAACAAACGCCTCCAGGACCAACGCCAACAGATGTTATCCAGATTGCACTACAGCTTCCACGGACATCACACCAAAAAGGGACACATCGCCAAGCTCGATCTGGAATGCATGGTTCCGGTAACTGGCCATGAAAACTGTTGCCTCACGTGTGATAAAATGCGGCAAGCCGATCTAGGGAATGACAAAATTTTATCACTAGTGCATTGGGGGATGTACAGTGGACACGGAAAGCTGGAATTTGTATGA